A stretch of Ipomoea triloba cultivar NCNSP0323 chromosome 13, ASM357664v1 DNA encodes these proteins:
- the LOC116002160 gene encoding uncharacterized protein LOC116002160 isoform X2, protein MDREPWTETYGDVRLQISSELSTAATGGDPTMFAPQSSEMTTKNSSTENSVSAKSAAAVRAPEKKLTLFALRLAVLEKAATGLGTLSFIWATVVLLGGFAIALERTDFWFITVILLIEGARIFSRSRELEWQHQATWSLTDVGIHSFRAIKSSSHFVARAVKVICRPISAVKKASQHGGGEISGNSSPPPRQRRRHWHHRKTLPTRTWTSSEVPLFPYAKWMFTPRNMGKILHWLQIASATTCLVLSLMKLIRQDYGVVGEEDTDKKNRKSALNIFYSLALAEALLFLLEKAYWEWKVFFKNLLEEVNQECELGPAGMVSVKRFFYDAYSKCVYGSIFDGIKMDMVSFAMELLASNSPDEQLSGALILRKFATSPRFSADTLQKIGTNIAVMERLVEMLNWKNDEDEEIRVSAAEILSKLAGKKQNALRVAGIPGAMESISSLLQISRDFGGACDEISEKRIIFDSESYGFWTFNHLGLLILKKLARDHDNCGKIGNTRGLLPKIIDFTQAGERLLRDKTTTPTQILTLKRSLQLVKMLASTTGATGKELRREISEVVFSISNIRDVLRYGEIHPSLQCLGIEILKSLALEEEATERIGGTGGVLKELFGIFFKEGLQKDQRHVRIAAGEALGMLALESKNNCHRILRLKVTGKLVAALQDPVLGINAARILRNLCVYSGPDSFEHLGSLTAAGPTILKAIMSEQNKMQEVMLGLAAHVFRFVTPEESSIMFGRSKVQILGRHQYPSIKVPRIRRFAIELAIWMMRDKTTNTEVFRSLGMEHQLECITETTSELESFNVFSGTVGINRHGATIHSLVETALKLLKDDQS, encoded by the exons GCGGCGACGGGGCTCGGAACCCTAAGCTTCATATGGGCGACGGTGGTTCTTCTCGGCGGCTTCGCCATCGCTTTGGAGAGAACGGATTTCTGGTTCATCACCGTCATTCTCCTCATCGAAGGCGCCCGGATTTTCAGCCGGAGTCGTGAGCTCGAATGGCAACATCAGGCCACCTGGTCTCTTACAGACGTTGGAATCCATAGCTTTCGCGCCATAAAATCTAGCTCCCACTTTGTTGCCAGAGCTGTGAAGGTGATTTGCAG GCCTATTTCTGCAGTGAAAAAGGCCAGTCAGCACGGCGGTGGGGAGATTAGTGGTAATTCATCGCCGCCGCCGCGTCAGCGGCGGCGACACTGGCATCATAGGAAGACGCTACCCACCAGAACATGGACAAGTTCAGAAGTTCCCTTATTTCCATACGCTAAATGGATGTTTACCCCAAGAAACATGGGCAAGATTCTCCACTGGCTCCAAATTGCATCTGCCACAACATGTTTAGTCCTCTCCCTGATGAAGCTGATCAGACAGGACTATGGAGTAGTGGGGGAAGAAGACACAGACAAGAAAAACAGAAAATCAGCTCTCAACATCTTCTATTCTCTGGCATTAGCAGAGGCCTTGTTGTTCTTGTTAGAGAAAGCTTACTGGGAATGGAAAGTTTTCTTCAAGAATCTCCTCGAGGAGGTGAACCAAGAGTGTGAATTGGGACCTGCAG GCATGGTTTCAGTGAAGAGATTCTTCTATGATGCCTATTCAAAGTGTGTGTATGGGAGCATATTTGATGGGATAAAAATGGACATGGTTTCATTTGCTATGGAGCTCTTGGCCTCAAACTCCCCAGATGAGCAGCTCTCTGGGGCTTTAATCCTCAGGAAATTCGCGACGAGCCCCCGGTTTTCTGCTGACACTTTGCAGAAGATTGGGACTAATATAGCAGTGATGGAGAGGCTAGTGGAGATGCTGAACTGGAAgaatgatgaagatgaagaaatcagGGTTTCTGCAGCTGAGATCCTCTCAAAACTTGCTGGGAAAAAGCAGAATGCTCTCAGGGTTGCAGGGATTCCAGGGGCCATGGAGTCCATATCTTCACTCCTGCAAATCAGCAGGGATTTTGGGGGTGCCTGTGATGAAATCAGTGAAAAAAGGATAATCTTTGACAGTGAGAGCTATGGGTTTTGGACATTCAACCATTTGGGGCTGCTAATTCTCAAGAAACTTGCTAGGGATCATGACAATTGTGGCAAGATTGGGAACACCAGAGGCCTTCTGCCCAAAATCATAGACTTCACCCAAGCAGGAGAGAGGCTTCTGAGAGACAAAACCACAACCCCCACCCAAATTCTCACCCTAAAGAGATCCCTGCAGCTTGTGAAGATGCTGGCAAGCACAACGGGCGCCACGGGGAAAGAACTGAGGAGAGAAATCTCAGAAGTTGTGTTCTCCATCAGCAATATCAGGGATGTTTTGAGGTATGGGGAAATCCACCCATCTCTGCAGTGTCTGGGGATTGAAATTCTCAAGAGTTTGGCTCTGGAGGAGGAGGCAACTGAGAGAATTGGGGGCACTGGAGGGGTTCTGAAGGAGCTGTTTGGCATCTTCTTCAAGGAGGGGTTGCAGAAGGATCAGAGGCATGTGAGAATTGCAGCAGGAGAAGCTCTGGGAATGTTGGCTCTTGAGAGCAAGAACAATTGCCACAGGATTTTGAGGTTGAAGGTGACTGGGAAACTTGTTGCAGCTTTGCAGGATCCAGTTCTTGGGATAAATGCTGCAAGGATTTTGAGGAACTTGTGTGTTTATAGTGGGCCTGACAGCTTTGAACATCTTGGGAGCTTGACTGCTGCTGGACCAACT ATCCTCAAAGCAATCATGTCAGAGCAGAACAAAATGCAGGAGGTGATGCTAGGGCTAGCAGCCCATGTGTTCAGGTTTGTGACACCTGAGGAATCAAGCATCATGTTTGGGAGATCCAAGG TTCAGATTCTTGGGAGGCACCAATACCCATCAATCAAGGTCCCAAGAATCAGAAGATTTGCCATAGAGCTAGCAATCTGGATGATGAGAGACAAGACAACAAACACTGAGGTTTTCAGGAGCCTGGGAATGGAACATCAACTGGAGTGCATCACAGAGACCACATCAGAGCTTGAGAGCTTCAATGTTTTCTCTGGGACAGTGGGCATCAATCGACACGGGGCGACGATCCACTCACTGGTTGAAACTGCTCTGAAATTGCTGAAAGATGATCAGTCTTGA
- the LOC116002160 gene encoding uncharacterized protein LOC116002160 isoform X1, producing MDREPWTETYGDVRLQISSELSTAATGGDPTMFAPQSSEMTTKNSSTENSVSAKSAAAVRAPEKKLTLFALRLAVLEKAATGLGTLSFIWATVVLLGGFAIALERTDFWFITVILLIEGARIFSRSRELEWQHQATWSLTDVGIHSFRAIKSSSHFVARAVKVICRPISAVKKASQHGGGEISGNSSPPPRQRRRHWHHRKTLPTRTWTSSEVPLFPYAKWMFTPRNMGKILHWLQIASATTCLVLSLMKLIRQDYGVVGEEDTDKKNRKSALNIFYSLALAEALLFLLEKAYWEWKVFFKNLLEEVNQECELGPAGMVSVKRFFYDAYSKCVYGSIFDGIKMDMVSFAMELLASNSPDEQLSGALILRKFATSPRFSADTLQKIGTNIAVMERLVEMLNWKNDEDEEIRVSAAEILSKLAGKKQNALRVAGIPGAMESISSLLQISRDFGGACDEISEKRIIFDSESYGFWTFNHLGLLILKKLARDHDNCGKIGNTRGLLPKIIDFTQAGERLLRDKTTTPTQILTLKRSLQLVKMLASTTGATGKELRREISEVVFSISNIRDVLRYGEIHPSLQCLGIEILKSLALEEEATERIGGTGGVLKELFGIFFKEGLQKDQRHVRIAAGEALGMLALESKNNCHRILRLKVTGKLVAALQDPVLGINAARILRNLCVYSGPDSFEHLGSLTAAGPTILKAIMSEQNKMQEVMLGLAAHVFRFVTPEESSIMFGRSKVQESELAEKLVQILGRHQYPSIKVPRIRRFAIELAIWMMRDKTTNTEVFRSLGMEHQLECITETTSELESFNVFSGTVGINRHGATIHSLVETALKLLKDDQS from the exons GCGGCGACGGGGCTCGGAACCCTAAGCTTCATATGGGCGACGGTGGTTCTTCTCGGCGGCTTCGCCATCGCTTTGGAGAGAACGGATTTCTGGTTCATCACCGTCATTCTCCTCATCGAAGGCGCCCGGATTTTCAGCCGGAGTCGTGAGCTCGAATGGCAACATCAGGCCACCTGGTCTCTTACAGACGTTGGAATCCATAGCTTTCGCGCCATAAAATCTAGCTCCCACTTTGTTGCCAGAGCTGTGAAGGTGATTTGCAG GCCTATTTCTGCAGTGAAAAAGGCCAGTCAGCACGGCGGTGGGGAGATTAGTGGTAATTCATCGCCGCCGCCGCGTCAGCGGCGGCGACACTGGCATCATAGGAAGACGCTACCCACCAGAACATGGACAAGTTCAGAAGTTCCCTTATTTCCATACGCTAAATGGATGTTTACCCCAAGAAACATGGGCAAGATTCTCCACTGGCTCCAAATTGCATCTGCCACAACATGTTTAGTCCTCTCCCTGATGAAGCTGATCAGACAGGACTATGGAGTAGTGGGGGAAGAAGACACAGACAAGAAAAACAGAAAATCAGCTCTCAACATCTTCTATTCTCTGGCATTAGCAGAGGCCTTGTTGTTCTTGTTAGAGAAAGCTTACTGGGAATGGAAAGTTTTCTTCAAGAATCTCCTCGAGGAGGTGAACCAAGAGTGTGAATTGGGACCTGCAG GCATGGTTTCAGTGAAGAGATTCTTCTATGATGCCTATTCAAAGTGTGTGTATGGGAGCATATTTGATGGGATAAAAATGGACATGGTTTCATTTGCTATGGAGCTCTTGGCCTCAAACTCCCCAGATGAGCAGCTCTCTGGGGCTTTAATCCTCAGGAAATTCGCGACGAGCCCCCGGTTTTCTGCTGACACTTTGCAGAAGATTGGGACTAATATAGCAGTGATGGAGAGGCTAGTGGAGATGCTGAACTGGAAgaatgatgaagatgaagaaatcagGGTTTCTGCAGCTGAGATCCTCTCAAAACTTGCTGGGAAAAAGCAGAATGCTCTCAGGGTTGCAGGGATTCCAGGGGCCATGGAGTCCATATCTTCACTCCTGCAAATCAGCAGGGATTTTGGGGGTGCCTGTGATGAAATCAGTGAAAAAAGGATAATCTTTGACAGTGAGAGCTATGGGTTTTGGACATTCAACCATTTGGGGCTGCTAATTCTCAAGAAACTTGCTAGGGATCATGACAATTGTGGCAAGATTGGGAACACCAGAGGCCTTCTGCCCAAAATCATAGACTTCACCCAAGCAGGAGAGAGGCTTCTGAGAGACAAAACCACAACCCCCACCCAAATTCTCACCCTAAAGAGATCCCTGCAGCTTGTGAAGATGCTGGCAAGCACAACGGGCGCCACGGGGAAAGAACTGAGGAGAGAAATCTCAGAAGTTGTGTTCTCCATCAGCAATATCAGGGATGTTTTGAGGTATGGGGAAATCCACCCATCTCTGCAGTGTCTGGGGATTGAAATTCTCAAGAGTTTGGCTCTGGAGGAGGAGGCAACTGAGAGAATTGGGGGCACTGGAGGGGTTCTGAAGGAGCTGTTTGGCATCTTCTTCAAGGAGGGGTTGCAGAAGGATCAGAGGCATGTGAGAATTGCAGCAGGAGAAGCTCTGGGAATGTTGGCTCTTGAGAGCAAGAACAATTGCCACAGGATTTTGAGGTTGAAGGTGACTGGGAAACTTGTTGCAGCTTTGCAGGATCCAGTTCTTGGGATAAATGCTGCAAGGATTTTGAGGAACTTGTGTGTTTATAGTGGGCCTGACAGCTTTGAACATCTTGGGAGCTTGACTGCTGCTGGACCAACT ATCCTCAAAGCAATCATGTCAGAGCAGAACAAAATGCAGGAGGTGATGCTAGGGCTAGCAGCCCATGTGTTCAGGTTTGTGACACCTGAGGAATCAAGCATCATGTTTGGGAGATCCAAGGTTCAAGAATCTGAGCTAGCTGAGAAGCTAGTTCAGATTCTTGGGAGGCACCAATACCCATCAATCAAGGTCCCAAGAATCAGAAGATTTGCCATAGAGCTAGCAATCTGGATGATGAGAGACAAGACAACAAACACTGAGGTTTTCAGGAGCCTGGGAATGGAACATCAACTGGAGTGCATCACAGAGACCACATCAGAGCTTGAGAGCTTCAATGTTTTCTCTGGGACAGTGGGCATCAATCGACACGGGGCGACGATCCACTCACTGGTTGAAACTGCTCTGAAATTGCTGAAAGATGATCAGTCTTGA